The Candidatus Neomarinimicrobiota bacterium DNA segment ACTATGATTATTTCAATATTACCACGGACTATGGATCATTTTACATCCAGGATCGCATTACCTTTGATGGAATGATCGCCAATCTGGGTATTCGCTATGACTACTGGTTTCCCGGGCAATATCTGGAAGACGCCGTGGCCGATAGCTCTGTGCTGACTATTACCGATGCTGCTCGGGCCAAATTCTATGCTGAAACTTTTGTGTTTAACGGTAGCAGGGCCAAAGGACATTTAAGTCCGCGTCTGGGAATTTCTCATCCTGTTACTGACTCCGATGTCCTGTATTTCAACTATGGTCATTTCTCACAATTGCCCACATTCAATTATGTCTATGCAAAATTGCGCTCATCAGCCGAGGCAACTTACCAACTTTTTGGCAATCCAAACCTGTCTCCCAAGACGACTGTAGCCTATGAAATTGGTATTAAGCATAAATTTGATGCCAACCAGGTATTAGAGATCAAGGCATTTTACAAGGATATGTTTGACTACGAAACCAGTCAGCGTGTGACCCTTTTTAATCCTCGCTACGGGCATCTCTCCTATCTCATCTATATCAATATGGATTATGCCCGCTCTCGAGGCATAGAAATGAAATTCAAGCGACGCTTTGCAAAATTTTTCTCAGCTGATGCCAATTTGAGTTACAGTTTTACTACAGGCAAAAGCTCTACGCCCCTGGATAACCTCCTTGTGGAAGCAGGTCGTCTTGATGAAAAACCTCTGGGTGAGAATTATTTGCGGTGGGATCAACCTTTCAGTCTCTTTACCAATCTGCACTTCAACGTTGGCCCAGAGGATAAACTCCACCTGTTTGGTCTGAGACTTCCCCGGGACTGGGGGGTTTCAGCCCGCATCGAGTATCAGGCGGGACGTCGATATACGGGGATGGAGAACATCACCATTCGGGAAGAAGATGGTAAGTTTTATTATGAGGGTCAGTCTAAAAGTGATACGCCCTATTCCGAAACCGCCGATCCCTTTACAACAGTTGACCTCAAACTGAATAAATATTTTATGGTGAGTGGTCTGGAATGGAAGGCCTACTGTACCATCGAAAACCTTTTGAATGTAAAACGTCCCCAGAGTATTAACCCTTTTACAGGGAAGGGCTATGATCCTGGAGAGATTTATTCCTATGGTTTCATCAACAGCCCCGATCCCAATTATAATCCAGGTCGTTATTCCATCCCCCGCACAGTCGAAATGGGACTGAGTGTGAGATTCTGATGCGACGTTTCCTCATCATATTCATCCTTTTATTCTCAACCCAGTTCGTGGGTGCTCAGGGGAATCTGTTCCCCAGCCTGGGTGGTCAACGAGCCGGAACTTCTTCATTTTCATTTCTCAAGATCGGAATTGGTGCCAGGGCTCATGGAATGGCTGGCGCTTATACGGCCATTGCCAACGATGCCTCCAGTCTCTTCTGGAACCCTGCCGGGGCAGCCCAGGTGGAGGAGAGCATCAACATTATAGTAGATCAGAGTCAGTGGATAGCCGATTTTCAGTTGAGCAGTTTTGCCGGGGTCTGGAAGTTTGGTCGAGTTCACCATCTGGGATTGAGTGCTCTGGCCCTGTACGCTCCGCCAACTGAGATTACTACTGAATTTAAACCAGGCGGAACCGGCGAATATTTCAATTATGGTGATATGCTCCTGGGATTTACCTATGCCTTAAGGATGACTGACCGCTTTTCTTTTGGCCTCACCGCTAAACTGGCCGAAGAACAACTGGCTGATCTAACCATGCGTAGTATGCTGGTGGATCTGGGAACCTATTATCGAACAGGTTACAAAGACCTTCGCTTTGCAGTATCCCTGCTGAATTTTGGATCACCTGCTGGTCCAGATGGAAGCTATGCTGACTCGGATACCACTGAAGCAGATTATGAATCTTTTGCACCCCCAACCATTTTCCGTCTTGGTGTGGCTCACGAGTGGCTCCAGTCACCCCATCAGGAGTTTACCAGTTCCATCCAGCTTAACCACCCCGTTGATAATGCAGAAAGTATCTCACTCGGTTTTGAATATGGATTCCATGATATGCTCTTCTTGAGAAGCGGGTATCATTTTGGCGATGAAGTGTATTCCTGGACGGTGGGGTTGGGCATTGAGTGGTCGGGATTCAGTTTTGGCTATTCATATGCAGATATGTCTGATTTGAAACGATCTGAGCATATCAGTTTGGGATGGTCCTTCTAATGAGTTTGCGCTTGCTGAAATATACCTGGGGACTGCTCCTCGTTTTATCCCTCTTAGCCTGTGGTATCAAGGTTAAGCTCCCCACGGAAACCACAGAATTTGATCCAGTATTTGGAGCCGGAGACACATCGTATATCCGGATCAGCCCAGATTGGGATGCAGCAAATGGATATTCATTTGCCAGTCCCTGGGATATCATTGTGGGGGCTGATGGCTATATTTTTGTGGCAGATCATGCCCAGGCTTCAATTCATGTCATCAGTGCTTCCGGGGAAGAAGTCATCGATGATGATTTTGGCAATCATTTCGGAGCTATCGCGAATCTTGTTGATGAAACGGGAACCGGTTTTTCACCTCAGGCCATTGATCAGGATAGCCGACTCAACCTGTTTATCGCAGACAGTAGTAATCGGCTCATGGTCTGGAATCAATATCTCAATAATGTGGGTGTGGAATCCATAGCGGACAGGGTGAAACTTGAATCTCCCCAGGGGAATTCACTCTGGGTAACTAACTTTGATTCTATTATGGCACTTCAATCCCTGCAGTGGTCCATTGATTCCATTAGCTGGTCCACGGACAATCTGGATTATTGGCTGGCCCCCCGGGCATTCTGGAATGCTGGTGATAGTCTTGAGGCCATTCAGGTCCAGCGATATTTTATTGATCCTGAGAATGTTCATATCACCGGGGTCAGCAGTTTTGGTGATCAGTGTTTTGTAGCTGATGCGAATTCCAATGCAATTATTGAGCTTCAATACTTTCCCGTGGCGCTGCTCATGACAGGGGAGGGGGAAGAGATTCTGATCTATGGGGGAACCATCACGGGCCGTGCAGTTTCACCGGGAACTGGCAATGGAACTGTGAATGATCCCCGTGGCATGACCCACGGGAAGGATGGTGCCCTGTTTTACACGCAATGGGGAGAAAACTTCAGCGTCCATAAAGTGGGTGGAAGTTCCGGTTTTGAATATGGCGAAGATGATATCATGGAAATTGAACGCTATGACAAAGCCTCTGATGTGAGTCTCGATGTTCTGGGCAATATCTATATCGCCGATACGGGTCATGACCGGATTCAACAGTTCAATTCCTCTGGGAGATTCACATTCAATATTGGCATGAATCGGGTACTAGTTGATTCCAGTTACATCGACTCCTTCCTGGTTGGTTCAGAGTATGAATATTTTACAGTAGATACCACGTATCAGGTTGAAGTAGCTGATATCCTGGATGCTCCTCGCAGTGTGGCAGTGGATGGAAATGGCGTCGTCTATATTGCAGATACCAGGCATCAGCGTGTCATGCGCTATCGCCTCTCCACCGAGTTGGATTATACGACTGATAATTAGCACCTGTTTTACGCAGATTTAGCTGGGGGTAGACCGTGAAAAACATCAAACCAATTCTGAGTATTCTCACCTTCATCGTTCTTATCGTAACCCTCTTTTCACTCCTGGGTAAATCACAGCAATTGACAGTGGTCTATGAGGGAAATTCAAATCGAGATTCGGTGAAGATGGTATCGGGTAAATTTCAGTGCAGTGAATGCGGCATGCTCATTCACAATCTGAATTTTGCTTCACAAGTAGTTGCTCCAGGTGGCAAGACCTGGTTCTTTGATGACCATGGTTGTATGGCAGCCTGGTTGAGTGCCAGACCCTTTAAAGATGAGGCAATCATCTGGGTAAAGGATTTGCCCTCTGGCGAGTGGATTGATGGGAAGCTGGCCTGGTACAGTCGCACAGATCAAACACCCATGTCATACGGATTTGGAGCTTACAGGGTCCATGGCGAGGGGCTCATTGCTTTTTCTGCCATGCAGCAAGCCATGTTGAAGGGCGAAACCATGGCAAACTTGGAATTCCGCAAGGAACTCATGGAGCAATAATGGAAACGGTCAATATCATATCTGTCATATCAATTGCCTTTATGGGATCTTTTGGTCATTGCATCGGGATGTGTGGCGGCATCGTCATCGCCTATTCAACTGCTGGTCTGGAAAAAGATCGTAGCAAAACGGCTCAAGCCATTTCTCATCTGCTTTACTCCCTGGGTAGAGTCACGACCTATACGGTTCTGGGTGCTGTGTTTGGAATTCTTGGCGGTGTGGTTGTCTTCAATAACACAGCCAATGGAATTCTATGGATTGTGGCCGGAATAGCCATGGTTGTAGCTGGTCTTTCACTCCTGGGGAAACTGCATGTCCTCAAACTTTTTGAAACCTCGTTTGCCAGCTCAGCCTGGTATCAAACCACCTTTAAGAGCCTCTTGAAGAGCGAATCGCTCATGGGGTTTTACTTGCTGGGAATGCTTAATGGTCTTCTGCCCTGTGGGTTTGTGTATTTTTTTGCCATCACGGCGGCGAGCACGGCCAGCCCGGTTTATGGTGCGCTGGTGATGTTCATCTTTGGATTAAGCACCATTCCCGCCCTTTTTAGTCTGGGCTTTTTTGTCGGTCTATTTAAGCAACTCAAATTCCGGCATATCATGACCCAGTTGGCGGCCCTTTCCGTAATCATCTACGGTCTCTATACGCTGTATAATGGGTATCGGTATCTTGTAGAGCCTGCCCGCACTATTCTGGAGTGCCATTAAGTAGGTCGATGGGATGCGCTCCCTCGTTTTATCCATCGAGCCTGGACCACCCCCGGTTATCATAATTGAAAAGTAGAGCCCCATGGCTCATGGGTTGTTTACTTCAACGAATCTACGAAGATGACGAATAGCAATATGCTGGTTCGTTCCTTTCGTCAAGTTCGTTGTAAGCTGGAATATATACGGTGGGTGTACGACCATGGTTGACCCTACAAAACAAAAAATCCGCCGCAGCGGATCGTCATCATTCCAAATGTAGATAGCTTTTACTTAAAGAGAGCTTTTAGGGATCCCCAGGTACGTGGGATTACTTCAGAAGTTGATTGAACGCTAATCACTTCACTCAGTTGGGAGTTGCCTTCAATGTCCCTGATTTTCAGACGGTACTGATATTCCCGTCCAGAAACCTTGGCGATAATGGAGTCATCAATAAAGGTATAGCCACTTCCCCGGCCCTGAGCATTGAGGAAACCAATTTCAAAAAAGGTATGACCATCGGTACTGCGTTGTACTTCAAAACCGACCAGTCCCTGTTCTACAGTGGTGTTCCACTGGATGATGATACGGGCTTCATCGTAGTAACCACTAAAGCCATTGATAGTAGCATCAGCGAAACTGGTGGTAACCAGAAGCATCATTCCCAATATGGTACTGAAATATTTCACGGAGCGAAAATAGTTAATGGGCAAGAACAAACCAATCTCTTTTTGCTATTTGTCTATAACTATATGATTTGAATCAATCATGGTGAAGGAGGGTGAGGTGCGTGTCAAACATTAGTTTCTGAGTATCCTGCAGATTCAGACCTCCCCAAAATACAAACAGCCCCGCGAAGGGGCTGTTTGCAGTATTTCGGAGAGATGATCTTTACTTCAGATACATCATCTTCATGGTTTTAACATAGCTATCAGTTTCCAGGCGGTATACATAAATACCTGAAGAAACGGGTAAGCCTGCATCCGATAAACCATTCCATGCTAAGGTGTAGCGACTTGGGTTTTGGTAACCATTAACAAGTACGCTGACTGGCTGTCCAACAAGATTGTAGACAACAAGTCTCACATCAGATGCTTCTGGAATATCGTAGGTTATGGTAGTAACCGGGTTGAATGGGTTAGGATAGTTCTGATAGAGAGCGAATACATCTGGAATAAATGTATCGTCTGTACCTACTGTTGTACCTATAGTGAGGTTGAATGGGCCATTCACAGACCAGGCGTCATACATATCGCTATAAGCAACAATATCCCATGTTCCAGTTACACCTGTGGTACCGGTAAATTCAAACGCGGCACTCAGGACTGAATAAGGAATCAGAACTTCCGTTGCTGATGTGTCGAAAGGAATGATTATGCTTCCCAGCGTACCAGTCAATTCAACACCATACATCATATCATCACCAGCAGATTCCCAGGCAAAGAGCAGGGATCCCGTGGTCACGTTTGCTGATGTAATCACAACATTATCATCGTTAGCAGGTGACAGAAGACTGAAATCTCCTGGTCCTGGATAAACATCAGATTCAACCATGATATCATCAATCCACAGGTGATCCATGGTAAATGATGTGGCACCTTCAACAGTGAATCTCAGTTGCCATCCATCTGTTCCAGCAACGATATCCGAGATATTGAAGATCATATAATCTTCAATATCACCATAGACAGAATCGTTATGAGCTATGAGTACAGTCTCGGTCACAAATCCATCATTTGACATTGAAGCTGAGAAATCCAATGTTCCGTTGTCA contains these protein-coding regions:
- a CDS encoding TonB-dependent receptor, whose amino-acid sequence is YDYFNITTDYGSFYIQDRITFDGMIANLGIRYDYWFPGQYLEDAVADSSVLTITDAARAKFYAETFVFNGSRAKGHLSPRLGISHPVTDSDVLYFNYGHFSQLPTFNYVYAKLRSSAEATYQLFGNPNLSPKTTVAYEIGIKHKFDANQVLEIKAFYKDMFDYETSQRVTLFNPRYGHLSYLIYINMDYARSRGIEMKFKRRFAKFFSADANLSYSFTTGKSSTPLDNLLVEAGRLDEKPLGENYLRWDQPFSLFTNLHFNVGPEDKLHLFGLRLPRDWGVSARIEYQAGRRYTGMENITIREEDGKFYYEGQSKSDTPYSETADPFTTVDLKLNKYFMVSGLEWKAYCTIENLLNVKRPQSINPFTGKGYDPGEIYSYGFINSPDPNYNPGRYSIPRTVEMGLSVRF
- a CDS encoding PorV/PorQ family protein; its protein translation is MRRFLIIFILLFSTQFVGAQGNLFPSLGGQRAGTSSFSFLKIGIGARAHGMAGAYTAIANDASSLFWNPAGAAQVEESINIIVDQSQWIADFQLSSFAGVWKFGRVHHLGLSALALYAPPTEITTEFKPGGTGEYFNYGDMLLGFTYALRMTDRFSFGLTAKLAEEQLADLTMRSMLVDLGTYYRTGYKDLRFAVSLLNFGSPAGPDGSYADSDTTEADYESFAPPTIFRLGVAHEWLQSPHQEFTSSIQLNHPVDNAESISLGFEYGFHDMLFLRSGYHFGDEVYSWTVGLGIEWSGFSFGYSYADMSDLKRSEHISLGWSF
- a CDS encoding sulfite exporter TauE/SafE family protein codes for the protein METVNIISVISIAFMGSFGHCIGMCGGIVIAYSTAGLEKDRSKTAQAISHLLYSLGRVTTYTVLGAVFGILGGVVVFNNTANGILWIVAGIAMVVAGLSLLGKLHVLKLFETSFASSAWYQTTFKSLLKSESLMGFYLLGMLNGLLPCGFVYFFAITAASTASPVYGALVMFIFGLSTIPALFSLGFFVGLFKQLKFRHIMTQLAALSVIIYGLYTLYNGYRYLVEPARTILECH